A stretch of the Paenibacillus dendritiformis genome encodes the following:
- a CDS encoding ABC transporter substrate-binding protein, with amino-acid sequence MMTPMTEMRKKALALLCSVGMLLTLLAGCGGSGSGANGANPAGSSGEAGKEQGEKVEIAFWHTYTDTDAGPINKVVESFNKSQDRISVKILGNQDSTKQLTAISGGAAPDILLTFWNNIGPWAEAGAVMDLTDNIRKDGFDVNALIPAAAERMSIHGKYYGMPFTMSMANSLMYNKKAFEEAGISAPPETLEQMFETAKKLTKRDASGNIKQIGFIPDYPWIDNVFWPIIFGGSWYDESTGKVTPNDPDNVAAIAYQRSFYDEFGADQIAKFKSGMGKRGTPQDPMLTGQLAMYIGWEYNFRDERAEDGPIGVAPFPYPAAKPELKGSGMVSPRAIFIPAKAKYPDEAWEFMKYLMARDTQVEFALEAKVIPTIKAALDDERLRADANQTMIPFLEAAKSENLQGFPNSSYINEYLQALSEETEKALKGTQSPQEAMDKVAQKIQPLADKAAQKR; translated from the coding sequence ATGATGACACCGATGACAGAGATGAGAAAAAAAGCGCTGGCGTTGCTCTGCTCCGTCGGCATGCTGCTGACGCTGTTGGCGGGATGCGGCGGCAGCGGCTCGGGGGCGAATGGGGCGAATCCGGCAGGTTCGTCCGGGGAAGCGGGCAAGGAACAGGGCGAGAAGGTGGAGATTGCCTTCTGGCACACCTACACCGATACCGATGCGGGGCCGATCAACAAGGTCGTGGAGAGCTTCAATAAGAGCCAGGATCGGATTTCGGTCAAAATTTTGGGCAATCAGGACAGCACGAAGCAGTTGACGGCGATCTCCGGCGGAGCGGCTCCGGATATTTTGCTGACATTCTGGAACAACATCGGGCCTTGGGCCGAAGCGGGGGCCGTCATGGATCTGACGGACAACATCCGGAAGGACGGCTTCGACGTGAATGCGCTCATCCCGGCCGCGGCGGAGCGCATGAGCATCCATGGCAAATATTACGGAATGCCGTTCACGATGAGCATGGCGAACTCGCTGATGTATAACAAAAAGGCATTCGAGGAAGCGGGCATTTCGGCCCCTCCGGAGACGCTGGAGCAAATGTTCGAGACGGCCAAGAAGCTGACGAAGCGGGACGCCAGCGGGAATATCAAGCAGATCGGATTCATTCCGGATTACCCGTGGATCGACAACGTGTTCTGGCCGATCATCTTCGGCGGCTCGTGGTATGACGAGAGCACAGGCAAAGTGACGCCCAACGATCCGGACAACGTCGCGGCGATCGCGTACCAGCGTTCCTTCTACGACGAATTCGGCGCGGACCAGATCGCGAAGTTCAAGTCCGGGATGGGCAAGCGCGGCACGCCGCAGGATCCGATGCTGACAGGCCAGTTGGCGATGTATATCGGCTGGGAGTACAATTTCCGCGACGAGCGGGCGGAGGACGGCCCGATCGGCGTCGCCCCATTCCCTTACCCGGCCGCGAAGCCGGAGCTGAAAGGGTCGGGGATGGTCAGCCCGCGCGCCATATTCATTCCCGCCAAGGCCAAGTATCCTGATGAAGCATGGGAATTCATGAAGTATTTGATGGCCCGGGATACGCAGGTCGAATTCGCCCTGGAAGCGAAGGTCATTCCGACGATCAAGGCGGCGCTGGATGACGAGCGTCTTCGCGCGGACGCCAACCAGACGATGATTCCGTTCCTGGAAGCGGCGAAGAGCGAGAACTTGCAGGGATTCCCGAACAGCTCGTACATTAACGAGTATTTGCAAGCGTTGTCAGAGGAGACGGAGAAAGCGCTGAAGGGGACGCAGTCGCCGCAGGAGGCGATGGACAAGGTCGCGCAAAAAATTCAGCCGCTTGCCGATAAGGCAGCCCAAAAGCGATAA
- a CDS encoding carbohydrate ABC transporter permease: MENSNIAGIRRRERKTLITGLLFTSPWIIGFLVFQLYPIVTSFYYSMTEYNLFSSPAWVGLHNYRDLFHDDKFFLSMYNTLYITAFGVVPHMAFALGMALLLNMKIKGQSIYRTIYFLPTLVPAVAGSLLWLWILNSQYGLINMLLESIGIAGPNWLVDPDWTKPSLILMGFWGTGTITVMYLAALQDVPQIFYEAAEIDGASRWRKFWSITFPAISPMTLFQLIMMLIGSFQYFTEGMVFAEASQSIGGPENSLLFYSIYLYQQAFSFLNMGYAAAMAWILFLVVMTFTLLIFRTSARWVYYGGEK; the protein is encoded by the coding sequence ATGGAGAACAGCAACATTGCCGGCATTCGCAGACGGGAACGGAAGACGTTGATCACCGGCTTGCTTTTTACCAGTCCGTGGATTATCGGTTTTTTGGTGTTTCAGCTTTATCCGATTGTGACCTCGTTCTATTACAGCATGACGGAATATAATTTGTTCTCGTCGCCGGCATGGGTCGGATTGCATAACTACCGGGATCTGTTCCATGACGATAAGTTTTTCTTGTCCATGTATAACACGCTGTATATTACGGCATTCGGCGTCGTCCCGCATATGGCGTTCGCGCTCGGGATGGCCCTGCTGCTTAATATGAAAATAAAGGGCCAAAGCATATACCGCACCATCTATTTCCTGCCGACGCTCGTTCCGGCGGTCGCCGGCTCGCTGCTGTGGCTGTGGATTCTGAATTCGCAGTACGGCCTGATCAATATGCTGCTGGAGAGTATCGGCATCGCCGGTCCGAACTGGCTGGTCGACCCGGATTGGACCAAGCCGTCGCTCATTTTGATGGGCTTCTGGGGAACCGGAACGATTACGGTCATGTATTTGGCGGCGTTGCAGGACGTACCGCAGATTTTTTATGAGGCGGCCGAGATTGACGGGGCCAGCCGCTGGCGCAAATTCTGGTCGATTACCTTCCCGGCGATTTCGCCGATGACGCTGTTCCAGTTAATCATGATGCTGATCGGGTCTTTTCAATATTTTACGGAAGGCATGGTGTTCGCAGAGGCGTCCCAGTCGATCGGAGGGCCGGAGAACTCGCTGCTCTTCTACTCCATTTATTTGTACCAGCAGGCCTTCTCCTTCCTCAATATGGGGTACGCGGCCGCGATGGCCTGGATTCTGTTCCTGGTCGTCATGACGTTCACGCTGCTTATCTTCCGGACGTCGGCCCGCTGGGTGTACTACGGAGGTGAGAAATAA
- a CDS encoding carbohydrate ABC transporter permease: MPNSATALRPGGRAARMRRSSASRSFPSIVKHGLLMLAGLFFLGPFAYLLLTSVKSIDEIFAVPFVWWPERFYWENYSNAVNAIPFFQYTLNTVFISLMCVLGELLAAPLVAYGFARIPFKGRNVLFLIMMGTIMLPSQTTMIPLYVLYNKMDLVNSFWPLILPAFFGAAYYIFLLRQFFMGIPYELTESAKIDGASEFRIYWQMILPLSKPALFTVGLLVFLGSWKDYQMPLIYLNDPAKWTLSVGLKAFIGEYNIEWGMLMAAAALFTIPIVMLYFFVQKVFIQGITLTGMK; encoded by the coding sequence ATGCCGAACTCTGCGACGGCCCTGAGACCCGGAGGCCGCGCGGCGCGGATGCGGCGCAGCTCCGCCAGCCGTTCGTTCCCCAGCATCGTCAAGCATGGGCTGCTGATGCTGGCGGGATTATTTTTCCTCGGTCCGTTTGCGTACTTGCTCTTAACTTCCGTGAAGTCGATAGACGAGATTTTTGCCGTTCCGTTCGTGTGGTGGCCGGAGCGCTTCTATTGGGAGAATTATTCAAATGCGGTGAACGCGATTCCGTTTTTCCAGTATACGCTGAATACCGTGTTCATCTCGCTGATGTGCGTGCTGGGCGAGCTGCTTGCCGCCCCGCTTGTGGCGTACGGCTTCGCCCGGATTCCGTTCAAGGGGCGGAACGTCCTGTTCCTGATCATGATGGGCACGATTATGCTGCCTTCCCAGACGACAATGATTCCGCTCTATGTGCTGTACAACAAGATGGATCTGGTCAATTCGTTCTGGCCGCTGATTCTGCCGGCCTTTTTCGGGGCCGCCTACTATATTTTCTTGCTGCGCCAGTTCTTCATGGGCATCCCTTACGAGCTGACCGAGTCGGCCAAAATCGACGGCGCCTCGGAGTTCCGGATCTACTGGCAGATGATCCTCCCGCTGTCGAAGCCGGCCCTGTTCACGGTTGGGCTGCTCGTGTTCCTCGGCTCATGGAAGGATTATCAGATGCCGCTCATTTATTTGAACGATCCGGCCAAATGGACCTTATCCGTCGGGCTGAAAGCATTTATCGGCGAATATAACATCGAATGGGGCATGTTGATGGCGGCAGCCGCCCTGTTCACGATCCCGATCGTCATGTTGTATTTCTTCGTGCAGAAAGTCTTTATTCAAGGGATCACGTTGACCGGAATGAAATGA
- a CDS encoding zinc-dependent alcohol dehydrogenase — MRQIVVRQGQAVLEEAEAPVLSASHPARVLVKVRYSSISPGTELNLIHHMEVPDGFPLGYSASGQVLEVGPEAAGLAPGDWVACYGGPYVYHAEQLSVPRQLCVKLSDEFRLREAALVGLGSVAIHSVRRLGRQFGESVWVVGLGLLGQLIAQFSHQANYRVFATDMNPARIAAVQASGVDAAYLADDEALDDYAERFTAGFGFDSIALVAHSSRPRIIAATMQKLAFRGTYAVVGNVPIEFPRELFFQKEADFVIARAAGPGRYDRQYEEQGIDYPYAYVRWTEGRNMAEFVRQLEAGRIRLNPLITHEYAIGDAPAAYEALHADMSGALGVLLRYDS, encoded by the coding sequence ATGAGACAAATCGTGGTAAGGCAGGGGCAGGCCGTGCTGGAGGAGGCCGAAGCGCCGGTCTTGTCCGCATCTCACCCGGCCCGGGTGCTGGTGAAGGTCAGATATTCTTCGATCAGCCCCGGCACGGAGCTGAATCTGATCCATCATATGGAGGTCCCGGACGGCTTCCCGCTCGGCTACAGCGCCTCCGGCCAGGTGCTGGAGGTCGGGCCGGAGGCGGCCGGCCTTGCGCCGGGGGACTGGGTGGCCTGCTACGGCGGCCCGTATGTGTATCATGCGGAGCAGCTGTCCGTTCCGCGCCAGCTCTGCGTAAAGCTGTCCGACGAGTTCCGGCTGCGCGAAGCGGCGCTGGTCGGCCTCGGATCGGTAGCGATTCACAGCGTGCGCCGGCTCGGGCGGCAGTTCGGCGAATCGGTCTGGGTGGTCGGCCTGGGTCTGCTCGGCCAGCTTATCGCGCAATTCAGCCATCAGGCGAATTACCGGGTGTTCGCGACCGATATGAACCCGGCCCGCATCGCGGCCGTGCAGGCGAGCGGGGTGGATGCGGCCTATCTCGCCGACGATGAAGCGCTGGACGACTACGCGGAGCGGTTCACCGCCGGCTTCGGCTTCGACAGCATCGCGCTCGTCGCCCATTCCTCCCGTCCGCGCATCATCGCGGCGACAATGCAGAAGCTGGCCTTCCGCGGCACCTACGCGGTCGTGGGCAATGTCCCGATCGAGTTTCCGCGCGAGCTGTTTTTCCAGAAGGAAGCGGATTTCGTCATTGCCCGCGCCGCGGGTCCCGGCCGCTATGACCGGCAGTATGAGGAGCAGGGCATCGATTATCCTTACGCCTATGTGCGTTGGACGGAAGGGCGGAACATGGCGGAATTCGTCCGTCAGCTGGAGGCGGGCCGCATCCGCCTGAACCCGCTGATTACGCATGAATATGCCATCGGCGATGCGCCGGCAGCCTATGAAGCGCTTCATGCGGATATGAGCGGCGCGCTGGGAGTATTGCTCCGGTATGACTCGTAG
- a CDS encoding MurR/RpiR family transcriptional regulator, whose translation MRRSQVTGINQSSILRISSIYPSLTKSEKKVADIVLKDPETAVFYTITDLSKQAEVGDTSVIRFCRKLGYSGYQEFKLSLAQNLGTVEEQISGALEPGDDLETIVKKLNALNQQRIQNTTALMDGASLQKAIEWIGGAAKLYFFGVGSSGITAMDAKYKFMRLGFQVVAEADAHIIAMNAALAGEGDVVIAISASGSTKDLVDSVAIAKQKGARIICLTSHALSPVTRYADAVLLTVAKEGPLQGGSFASKLAQIHVLDILSTALALLDKERSYRFLEMTAKSVLGKLY comes from the coding sequence ATGAGGCGATCCCAGGTGACCGGGATCAATCAATCGTCCATTCTCCGCATCTCAAGCATTTATCCTTCTCTGACGAAGTCCGAGAAAAAGGTAGCGGATATCGTACTGAAGGATCCGGAGACGGCGGTATTTTACACGATAACCGATCTGTCCAAGCAGGCGGAGGTCGGAGACACGTCCGTCATCCGCTTCTGCCGGAAGCTCGGATATTCGGGCTATCAAGAATTCAAGCTGTCGCTCGCGCAGAACCTGGGGACCGTGGAAGAGCAGATATCGGGCGCCCTCGAGCCAGGGGATGATCTGGAGACCATCGTCAAGAAGCTGAATGCGCTGAATCAGCAGCGGATTCAGAATACGACGGCCCTTATGGACGGAGCGAGTCTGCAAAAGGCAATCGAGTGGATCGGCGGCGCAGCGAAGCTGTACTTCTTCGGCGTCGGTTCCTCGGGCATTACCGCGATGGACGCCAAATACAAATTCATGCGGCTCGGCTTCCAGGTTGTGGCGGAAGCGGATGCCCATATCATCGCCATGAATGCGGCTCTTGCCGGCGAAGGCGATGTCGTGATTGCCATTTCGGCGTCGGGCAGCACGAAGGATCTTGTCGATTCGGTCGCGATTGCCAAGCAGAAGGGGGCGCGCATCATTTGCCTGACCAGTCACGCCCTCTCTCCGGTGACGCGTTACGCGGATGCCGTGCTGCTGACGGTGGCGAAGGAGGGCCCGCTGCAGGGCGGCTCCTTCGCCAGCAAGCTGGCGCAGATTCATGTGCTCGATATTTTATCGACGGCGCTCGCGCTGCTGGACAAGGAGCGGAGCTACCGGTTCCTGGAGATGACGGCCAAGTCGGTGCTCGGCAAGCTGTATTAG